In Camelus ferus isolate YT-003-E chromosome 10, BCGSAC_Cfer_1.0, whole genome shotgun sequence, the following proteins share a genomic window:
- the TTC9C gene encoding tetratricopeptide repeat protein 9C yields the protein MEKRLQEAQLYKEKGNQRYREGKYRDAVSRYHRALLQLRGLDPTLPSPIPNLGPQGPALTPEQENILHTTQTDCYNNLAACLLQMEPVNYERVKEYSQKVLERQPDNAKALYRAGVAFFHLQDYDQARHYLTAAVNRQPKDANVRRYLQLTQVELSSYHRKEKQLYLGMFG from the exons ATGGAGAAGCGTCTGCAGGAGGCTCAGCTGTACAAGGAGAAAGGAAACCAACGTTACCGGGAGGGGAAGTACCGAGATGCAGTGAGTAGATACCATCGAGCGCTGCTTCAGCTGCGGGGTCTGGATCCAACTCTGCCCTCCCCGATACCCAACCTAGGACCTCAGGGCCCGGCCCTTACACCTGAACAAGAAAACATACTGCACACCACCCAGACAGACTGCTACAACAACCTAGCTG CCTGTCTCCTGCAGATGGAGCCAGTCAACTATGAACGGGTGAAAGAATACAGTCAGAAAGTCCTGGAACGACAGCCTGATAACGCCAAGGCCTTGTATCGGGCTGGAGTGGCCTTTTTCCACCTGCAGGACTATGACCAGGCTCGGCACTACCTCACGGCTGCTGTCAACAGGCAGCCAAAAG ATGCCAACGTCCGGCGGTACCTTCAGCTGACACAGGTGGAACTCAGCAGTTACCATCGGAAAGAGAAGCAGCTCTACCTGGGCATGTTTggttaa